A single genomic interval of Nonomuraea rubra harbors:
- a CDS encoding SDR family NAD(P)-dependent oxidoreductase, which yields MTITFITGANKGLGRETARRLIELGHTVLLGARDPERGAEAAAALGARFVPIDVTDDASVAAAAADVAGHEGSIDVLINNAGVHGPSGDPSALTGADALTVLDVNLAGVVRTTTAFLPLLRRSADPVIVNVSSGMGSLAHTHDPSRPESRVVAPLYTASKAALTMLTTQYAKALPGIRVNAADPGYTATDLNGHTGPQTVTEGTDAIVGLATERPGAGSGRLVDRHGEVAWS from the coding sequence ATGACGATCACTTTCATCACCGGAGCGAACAAGGGCCTCGGCCGGGAGACCGCCCGCCGCCTCATCGAACTCGGCCACACCGTGCTGCTCGGCGCCCGCGACCCCGAGCGGGGCGCGGAGGCCGCCGCCGCACTCGGCGCACGCTTCGTCCCGATCGACGTGACCGACGACGCGTCCGTGGCCGCCGCGGCGGCGGACGTGGCCGGGCACGAGGGCTCGATCGACGTTCTGATCAACAACGCCGGTGTCCACGGCCCCTCCGGCGATCCCAGCGCCCTCACCGGCGCCGACGCCCTGACCGTCCTCGACGTCAACCTCGCCGGCGTGGTCCGGACGACCACCGCGTTCCTGCCGCTGCTGCGCCGATCGGCGGACCCGGTCATCGTGAACGTCAGCAGCGGCATGGGCTCGCTCGCCCACACCCATGACCCGTCCAGGCCCGAGTCCAGGGTCGTCGCGCCGCTCTACACCGCCTCGAAGGCGGCGCTGACGATGCTGACCACCCAGTACGCCAAGGCGCTGCCGGGCATCCGCGTCAACGCCGCCGACCCCGGCTACACGGCGACCGACCTCAACGGCCACACCGGCCCCCAGACGGTCACCGAGGGGACGGACGCCATCGTCGGCCTCGCGACGGAGCGGCCCGGCGCGGGCTCGGGACGGCTCGTCGACCGGCACGGGGAGGTCGCCTGGTCCTGA
- a CDS encoding helix-turn-helix transcriptional regulator — translation METTPPGAGLGATIRAWRDRLPPSAVALPVRPARRATGLRREELAELAGVSVDYVVRLEQGRATTPSAQVVASLARALQLSAAERDHLYRLARLVPPADGTVRDHIPPGVHRVLTRLGDVAVAVFAADWQLIWWNHGWAALLGDPSSSPPHLRNFARDRFPLDGGPARLALWPVTESDRDGTDAAVVSDLRRATGRFPRDARLAELIRVLNAGNPRFAELWATGAVAAHREDHKTIRHPSVGPVTVDCDVLTDGDSELKIVIMTAAPGSQDETKLRLAAVAGQPAGH, via the coding sequence ATGGAGACGACACCTCCCGGGGCCGGGCTGGGCGCGACGATCCGCGCGTGGCGCGACCGCCTGCCGCCGTCCGCCGTGGCGCTGCCCGTGCGTCCGGCGCGGCGCGCGACGGGGCTGCGCCGCGAGGAGCTCGCCGAGCTCGCCGGCGTGTCGGTCGACTACGTCGTACGCCTGGAGCAGGGGCGTGCCACGACCCCCTCGGCGCAGGTGGTGGCGTCCCTGGCCCGCGCCCTGCAACTGTCCGCCGCCGAACGCGACCACCTCTACCGGCTGGCCCGCCTCGTCCCGCCGGCGGACGGCACCGTCCGCGACCACATCCCGCCCGGCGTGCACCGCGTGCTCACCCGGCTCGGGGACGTGGCGGTCGCCGTGTTCGCGGCGGACTGGCAGCTCATCTGGTGGAACCACGGCTGGGCCGCGCTGCTGGGCGACCCCTCCTCCTCGCCGCCGCACCTGCGTAACTTCGCCCGCGACAGGTTCCCGCTCGACGGCGGCCCCGCCCGCCTCGCGCTCTGGCCCGTCACCGAGTCCGACCGCGACGGCACGGACGCCGCCGTCGTGTCCGACCTGCGCCGCGCGACCGGCCGCTTCCCCCGCGACGCGCGCCTGGCCGAGCTGATCCGCGTGCTGAACGCGGGCAACCCGCGCTTCGCCGAGCTCTGGGCGACCGGCGCGGTGGCCGCCCACCGCGAGGACCACAAGACGATCAGGCACCCCTCGGTGGGCCCGGTCACGGTGGACTGCGACGTGCTGACCGACGGCGACTCCGAGCTCAAGATCGTGATCATGACGGCCGCGCCCGGCAGCCAGGACGAGACGAAGCTGCGGCTCGCGGCGGTCGCCGGCCAGCCCGCCGGCCACTGA
- a CDS encoding glycoside hydrolase family 25 protein has product MLKPKLAATLKNQISERFGLAVGGAILASAAALTGVAGTAPASPAGHVAAPEVQHETRQEAHQLSYGLDISNYEPLYDWSASSAQFGIVKATEGTGFRDASFARHWRELGDKGIVRGAYHYGHPGNDPIAEADHFLSVLNAQPAKPGDLLVLDLETSDGRSVEQVNAWARAWLSHVKAKTGVTPMFYSGWNFADTYGKGLAEYPLWVAHYGRAKGAVTPPADWKSWTIHQYTDSPIDQNVSALSPDQLRGLGRPA; this is encoded by the coding sequence ATGCTCAAGCCCAAGCTCGCCGCGACCCTCAAGAACCAGATTTCCGAGCGCTTCGGCCTGGCCGTCGGCGGCGCGATCCTGGCGAGTGCCGCCGCGCTCACCGGGGTGGCCGGCACGGCGCCGGCCTCGCCCGCCGGCCACGTCGCCGCACCCGAGGTCCAGCACGAGACCCGGCAGGAAGCCCACCAGCTCTCCTACGGCCTGGACATCTCCAACTACGAGCCGCTCTACGACTGGAGCGCCAGCTCGGCCCAGTTCGGCATCGTCAAGGCCACCGAGGGCACCGGGTTCCGCGACGCGTCGTTCGCCAGGCACTGGCGCGAGCTGGGCGACAAGGGCATCGTCCGCGGCGCCTACCACTACGGCCACCCCGGCAACGACCCCATCGCCGAGGCCGACCACTTCCTGTCCGTGCTGAACGCGCAGCCCGCCAAGCCCGGCGACCTGCTGGTGCTGGACCTGGAGACGTCCGACGGCCGGTCCGTCGAGCAGGTCAACGCCTGGGCCAGGGCCTGGCTGTCGCACGTGAAGGCCAAGACCGGGGTCACGCCGATGTTCTACAGCGGCTGGAACTTCGCCGACACCTACGGCAAGGGCCTGGCCGAGTACCCGCTCTGGGTCGCGCACTACGGCAGGGCCAAGGGCGCGGTCACCCCGCCCGCCGACTGGAAGTCCTGGACGATCCACCAGTACACCGACTCGCCGATCGACCAGAACGTCTCCGCGCTCAGCCCCGACCAGCTGCGCGGCCTGGGCAGGCCCGCCTGA